A region from the Thermoplasmatales archaeon genome encodes:
- a CDS encoding NMD3 family protein, protein MKCIICGEKESLERGLCEDCLFKSVDIAYTGSEDIVICPKCGGIKIGKRWHYKNKELEMQKRIGSKISVRGLADKTINVVFKPFDMKRDDAIDFDAEVKSTTGIKHDFQGKVLLKKILNSCPECNKKTGSYYEAILQIRSSFEEYDDSIDEVVSEAIAIENNLEKEHKNSFISKIEKKPEGIDIYLGRKTDASQIAKAITERRPSSLIVTKSIAGRKDGEDFYRFTYGIRILGLTEGSIITTGEGTFIIRSIHKQNTRLQSIESGKEKIVKSDTLFRNDYRVVERKILKKKFIVVSRNENEVEVMDPESFKVTTVRGKFSGNEIELYSYDGRLF, encoded by the coding sequence ATGAAATGCATTATATGTGGTGAAAAGGAATCCTTGGAGAGAGGGCTGTGTGAAGATTGCCTCTTCAAGTCCGTTGACATCGCATACACTGGTTCGGAGGACATTGTCATCTGCCCCAAATGTGGTGGCATAAAGATAGGAAAAAGATGGCATTACAAAAACAAGGAACTGGAGATGCAGAAAAGAATAGGATCAAAGATCAGTGTCAGGGGATTGGCTGATAAAACCATCAATGTCGTGTTCAAGCCGTTCGACATGAAAAGGGATGATGCCATAGATTTTGATGCGGAAGTGAAATCTACCACCGGCATAAAACATGACTTTCAGGGCAAAGTGCTCCTGAAGAAGATTTTAAACAGTTGCCCGGAGTGCAATAAAAAAACAGGCTCATACTATGAAGCTATATTACAGATAAGATCCTCGTTTGAGGAGTATGATGATTCAATAGACGAGGTTGTTTCAGAAGCCATAGCAATCGAGAACAACCTGGAGAAAGAGCACAAGAATTCCTTCATCTCCAAGATAGAAAAGAAGCCTGAAGGCATAGACATATACCTCGGACGGAAGACTGATGCCTCGCAGATCGCGAAGGCAATTACAGAACGAAGACCGTCCAGCCTTATCGTTACTAAGAGCATTGCAGGAAGAAAGGATGGCGAGGATTTTTACAGATTCACCTATGGAATCAGGATACTCGGGTTGACCGAAGGGTCTATTATAACTACAGGAGAAGGTACCTTCATTATCAGATCCATACACAAGCAAAATACGAGGCTGCAGAGCATCGAAAGTGGAAAGGAGAAGATCGTGAAATCTGATACTCTTTTCAGGAATGACTACAGGGTCGTAGAAAGGAAAATCCTGAAGAAGAAATTCATCGTTGTTTCAAGGAACGAAAATGAAGTGGAAGTAATGGATCCTGAAAGTTTCAAGGTCACAACAGTAAGAGGGAAGTTTTCCGGTAATGAGATAGAACTCTACTCTTACGATGGGCGACTATTCTAG
- a CDS encoding putative acyl-CoA dehydrogenase, whose product MKNRLHTGSSYPTPVVALHNSAIYNYNSAYTYEMFELSESDNYRDLRDAVRQFVTKEVFPVASEIDRNDAFPLDLFKKMGKLGYLGITIPEEYGGSGMDYYAQAIIEEELGYASASLALSYGAHSNLCLDNIFRNGSEFIRREYVPKLASGEWVGSLALTEPGSGSDALAMKTSARVNGSMHVITGSKTLITNAPYSDLFLTYAKTEDAFTPFVILSTDKGFSRGTKFDKMGMRGSPTGEVFFDSVTLPEERVVGSIGKGKDIIMSGLNSERVILSFIFVGLARRAIDLSVRYSMQRKQSGRFLYEFEMIQEKLAEMYTKYEAGRLLAMKALRRLEEDRMDAMSAAAAIYYVTESAESIAREAIQIHGGYGYVKDFEVERLMRDAILGQIGAGTTEIRKKLISSGLIKNYMSHDRMPD is encoded by the coding sequence ATGAAAAATAGGCTACATACTGGCAGTTCTTACCCGACTCCAGTTGTTGCATTACACAATTCCGCAATCTATAATTACAATTCTGCCTATACATATGAGATGTTTGAACTTTCAGAAAGTGATAATTACAGGGACCTAAGAGATGCAGTAAGGCAGTTTGTCACAAAAGAAGTTTTTCCAGTAGCATCCGAAATAGACAGAAACGATGCTTTTCCGCTTGATCTTTTCAAGAAAATGGGAAAACTCGGTTATCTTGGCATAACAATCCCAGAGGAATATGGCGGGTCCGGCATGGATTACTATGCACAGGCAATTATTGAGGAAGAGCTCGGGTATGCGTCTGCCTCGCTTGCACTTTCATATGGAGCCCACAGCAACCTGTGCCTGGATAACATTTTCAGGAACGGCTCCGAGTTTATAAGAAGGGAGTATGTTCCCAAGCTGGCCAGCGGAGAGTGGGTAGGATCACTTGCACTGACAGAGCCAGGATCCGGATCGGATGCACTTGCAATGAAAACAAGTGCAAGGGTCAACGGGTCAATGCACGTGATAACTGGAAGCAAAACACTCATAACCAATGCTCCATATTCCGATCTCTTCCTAACTTACGCAAAAACAGAGGACGCCTTCACACCCTTTGTAATTCTCAGCACTGATAAAGGATTTTCAAGAGGTACAAAATTCGACAAAATGGGCATGAGAGGTTCTCCTACAGGAGAGGTATTCTTCGACTCCGTGACACTTCCTGAAGAGAGAGTTGTTGGTTCTATTGGCAAGGGGAAGGATATAATAATGAGCGGACTGAACTCCGAGAGAGTGATCCTCTCATTCATATTCGTTGGACTCGCAAGAAGGGCAATTGATCTGTCAGTAAGATACTCTATGCAGAGGAAGCAGAGTGGAAGATTCCTCTATGAATTTGAGATGATACAGGAAAAACTGGCAGAAATGTATACAAAATATGAAGCGGGACGCCTTCTTGCCATGAAAGCACTGAGAAGGCTTGAGGAGGACCGTATGGACGCGATGTCTGCAGCCGCAGCCATATATTACGTCACAGAGTCAGCAGAAAGCATAGCACGGGAAGCCATACAGATACACGGAGGCTATGGCTACGTGAAGGATTTCGAAGTCGAACGCCTGATGAGGGATGCGATCCTTGGCCAGATCGGAGCGGGGACTACCGAGATCAGGAAGAAGCTGATTTCGTCAGGGTTGATTAAAAACTATATGAGTCATGATAGAATGCCTGACTGA
- the rpoE1_1 gene encoding DNA-directed RNA polymerase subunit E', whose amino-acid sequence MYIMIENENIARIPPEMLSNDYNESIMRVARETIEGKLIDVDDDETQKSPGKCYVVSVVEVKPIGDGAIVHGDGGVYQTIKYKAIAYYPEMHEIIDGVVVSVKEFGAFVRIGPFDGLLHISQIMDDRIDKDMANQRFIGKDTKRDLKIGDRVRVRIVAMNLNSSSIRDSQIGLTMKQIGLGKLEWLEKARNKNQ is encoded by the coding sequence ATGTATATAATGATTGAAAACGAGAATATTGCAAGAATCCCGCCTGAAATGCTCAGCAACGATTACAATGAGTCCATAATGCGTGTAGCGAGAGAAACAATAGAAGGTAAGCTCATAGACGTGGACGATGACGAAACACAAAAATCGCCCGGTAAATGCTACGTTGTATCCGTAGTGGAGGTAAAGCCAATCGGTGATGGTGCAATAGTGCATGGAGACGGGGGGGTCTACCAGACAATAAAGTACAAAGCAATTGCCTATTACCCGGAAATGCACGAGATCATAGATGGCGTGGTAGTTTCGGTGAAAGAATTTGGCGCGTTTGTAAGAATAGGTCCTTTTGATGGTCTCCTGCACATCAGCCAGATAATGGACGACAGGATTGACAAGGATATGGCCAACCAGAGATTCATAGGAAAGGATACAAAAAGAGACCTGAAGATTGGGGACCGGGTCAGGGTCCGGATAGTCGCGATGAACCTTAACTCATCATCAATCAGGGACAGCCAGATTGGCCTTACGATGAAGCAGATAGGTTTGGGCAAGCTTGAGTGGCTCGAGAAGGCAAGAAACAAGAATCAGTGA
- the spt4_1 gene encoding Transcription elongation factor Spt4, protein MKITLKACKKCKRLTSEKACISHPEEKLTAEWTGFLYIKEHRNSIVAERAGITTEGMYAIKVRQ, encoded by the coding sequence ATGAAGATAACACTAAAGGCATGCAAGAAATGCAAGAGACTGACCAGTGAGAAGGCATGTATCTCACACCCAGAGGAGAAACTGACTGCTGAGTGGACTGGCTTCCTGTATATTAAGGAACACAGGAATTCCATTGTTGCCGAGCGTGCAGGCATAACTACCGAAGGTATGTATGCAATCAAGGTCCGGCAGTAG
- the rps2e gene encoding 30S ribosomal protein S24e: MTEIKIESTKENVLLKRKEIRYRIIYSGSGSPSRESVRELVAKNTGSKKDLVIVDTLKQEAGKRELIGYSKIYQDKESAMLYEPDYELIRNGLKQKEASE, from the coding sequence ATGACTGAAATCAAGATCGAATCGACAAAGGAAAACGTGTTACTGAAAAGGAAGGAGATCAGGTATAGGATTATTTACTCGGGCAGTGGTTCACCAAGCAGGGAATCTGTGAGGGAACTGGTAGCAAAGAACACCGGCTCAAAGAAGGACCTTGTGATAGTAGATACCCTGAAACAGGAAGCTGGAAAGCGAGAACTGATCGGATACTCAAAGATATACCAGGACAAGGAAAGTGCAATGCTCTATGAACCCGATTATGAACTGATCAGGAATGGGCTGAAACAGAAAGAGGCCAGTGAGTAA
- a CDS encoding 30S ribosomal protein S27ae, which yields MMKREMYKVEGEKLTRLRRFCPRCGPGTFLAEHEDRMTCGKCGYTEFKKK from the coding sequence ATGATGAAGAGAGAAATGTACAAAGTCGAAGGTGAAAAGCTGACAAGACTCAGAAGGTTCTGCCCCAGGTGTGGACCGGGAACTTTTCTTGCTGAGCACGAAGACAGGATGACCTGCGGAAAGTGCGGCTACACCGAATTCAAGAAAAAGTGA
- a CDS encoding Putative ski2-type helicase, which translates to MEEAHDLSYRVEEELPFLDPVVAKWFNNNYSSLTEPQKRAIPLIHRKINVLVSSPTGTGKTMTGFLSILNELFLMSREGTLEDKIYCLYISPLKALANDIDKNLKKPLSEIAEISRANNYTFPEIRVSVRSGDTPQSERQKMLRKPPHILITTPESFSLALSAPKFREKFMDLKYVIVDEIHEVSATKRGTLLSINLERLKGIAGNFVRIGLSATQAPLNVIGQYLCGFEDGKPRNFEIVDIDTKKFLDLSTITPVKDLSRANYEVANDKMYDVLAGLIAEHTTTLVFTNTRSGTEHVAMRLKARGIESIEAHHSSLGKETRLDVENKLKNGELKCVITSTSLELGIDIGNIDLVVQIGSPKSVSKGLQRIGRSGHGLNQLSKGRFLVFDLDDLMECAVLTKAAYDREIDKVVIPENSLDVLSQVIVGMSLEKVWGFDEAYNLIKGSYSYRNLGIEDYRSTINYLSGEIEESTIYSKIWYDREKNTFGKKKSSRMIYFMNVGTIPEEADYQVVNERGKHLGQLSDKFVERLKHGDVFVLGARTYMFIRSSGNRVNVKDAVGMRPTVPSWSGEMLPRNYDLGVLIGKFREELYRRIRDGEETVRWLMDNYKVDEYGANSLISYVKTQATFYLPTDSKLLVEGYVDSKNLYSIIYHIPLGRRINDALSRAYAQALSNAYSVTTRITITDDGFMLTIPQKIPLREQLSLINSNNLEEMVSRSIINTEVFKQRFRHCAARSLMVLRKYKGYDISIVRQQLRSDKVLRSLENIKNFPVITETYHEIMNDMMDVPRALFYVKNVIDKGKYGILEYREETSPFSYGIILTGVSDIVLMEDRSKLLKELQSKIIDRVFGEQNVHFLFNDSKVVENYFRSKVPRIADLDTYLAFADHFLYIDPFRDRDNSPFPYSDTDPNPITGRLIEDGGIVSTYVRGPQWASESNYSVLRKLFAKRVDVTPERRRLLDLCKGLTFNELKNSSGLRENELKDELIRLESAFLLRRKMKSGTTTYNISEFEQEQWNEGDVEYCVRKVLGSYGPLTIDEILIRLPFESINLEATMGKMVEDGEVVLDYISPVFSKQYILKEDLNAMLGESRRDLQVERMKNFSSQVSSTSEYFKRYGYAIDKWGISVRYRGFRDSELTDLIASGEVVTGRFVKHRTTYMSLELAKTLNYLRYEKMSSEEAEILLYISQGYDTEKSLLKRSSLDLKIIRQILRILEYRLAVRRDENGFFRVLFGDSRSEGNIKYLTDLFGPVTMNELSRTFWFHPEQEIKASGIKPIYFKRELYYGNQVASPVESGSILVSIYDPINMYMGRLYTRDIAFNSRLITGGTEVADLQYDLQDNVLWIEDVQEIPGTGRESILSGLEEVKQRAGLDSVVIMDDKSIFDEFSGTHGFRKVDNIIINSDAEVQEISEDTLLKAAISQFSRSRPSEPILFNFLKERLLGIRSEIEANSLGVTNTQLRNYFQSRLLFLFNGPFGVQAYAAMEVISIFRAIKSSKLNDDEERIISVVLDNNGATEEEILQNVRKNISGLRSVIKDLYARNILARDYNRKYVFVPEKVGKEEAISALIRFLLNEMMFFDKERFRSITGAEPDEEYNRIVDKLLSGGKVRKVIVTDERKVSYVSTRFRPEKKITVSGTVILGPKDIIPLYFSQFIKRKLGIRNYFYLYNGDLVTAFTGKKKGKIIEVTKIIGDRKHRELIKKEMNRMGYALTFR; encoded by the coding sequence ATGGAAGAGGCACATGACTTATCATATAGAGTCGAGGAAGAGTTGCCATTTCTTGATCCTGTCGTAGCTAAATGGTTCAACAACAACTATTCCAGCCTCACAGAGCCCCAAAAAAGGGCCATCCCGCTTATACACAGGAAGATAAATGTGCTGGTATCCAGCCCTACTGGCACGGGTAAAACAATGACGGGATTCCTGTCAATACTCAATGAGCTATTCCTCATGTCAAGGGAGGGGACGCTTGAGGACAAGATTTACTGCCTTTACATCAGTCCCCTGAAGGCGCTTGCCAATGATATAGACAAGAACCTCAAGAAACCACTTTCAGAGATTGCAGAAATATCTAGGGCAAACAATTACACATTTCCGGAAATACGGGTCTCCGTGAGGTCTGGTGACACTCCGCAGTCGGAGAGACAGAAAATGCTGAGGAAGCCCCCTCATATTCTTATAACCACCCCGGAGTCATTTTCCCTGGCGCTTTCAGCCCCTAAGTTCAGGGAAAAATTCATGGACCTCAAATACGTCATAGTCGACGAGATTCACGAGGTTTCTGCCACGAAGAGGGGTACGCTTCTGTCAATAAATCTCGAGCGTTTGAAAGGTATTGCAGGAAACTTTGTAAGGATTGGGCTCTCGGCAACCCAGGCGCCTCTCAACGTGATCGGGCAGTATCTTTGCGGGTTTGAGGATGGAAAACCGAGAAATTTTGAAATCGTAGACATTGACACAAAAAAATTCCTTGATCTCAGCACAATAACACCGGTAAAAGATCTGAGCAGGGCAAACTATGAAGTGGCAAATGACAAGATGTATGATGTCCTTGCGGGTTTAATCGCAGAGCATACCACAACCCTGGTATTCACAAACACGAGAAGCGGCACTGAACACGTAGCTATGCGTCTTAAAGCCAGGGGAATAGAGAGCATCGAGGCGCACCATTCATCGCTGGGGAAGGAGACAAGGCTCGATGTCGAGAATAAGCTTAAAAATGGCGAACTTAAGTGCGTAATTACTTCCACATCCCTTGAGCTGGGTATCGATATAGGTAACATTGATCTTGTTGTGCAGATTGGCAGCCCGAAGTCAGTTTCGAAGGGACTTCAGCGTATCGGGCGATCCGGTCATGGTCTCAATCAGCTGTCAAAGGGAAGGTTCCTTGTCTTCGACCTCGACGACCTAATGGAGTGCGCTGTGCTGACAAAGGCCGCTTATGACAGGGAAATTGACAAGGTCGTTATTCCAGAAAATTCTCTTGATGTGTTGTCCCAGGTCATCGTTGGCATGTCCCTGGAGAAAGTCTGGGGATTCGACGAGGCATACAACCTCATAAAAGGTTCGTATTCTTACAGGAATCTTGGCATTGAGGATTACAGATCCACCATAAATTACCTGAGTGGTGAGATTGAGGAAAGTACAATATATTCAAAAATATGGTATGACAGGGAGAAGAACACCTTCGGGAAGAAGAAGAGCAGCAGGATGATCTACTTCATGAACGTGGGAACAATTCCCGAAGAGGCAGATTACCAGGTCGTGAATGAAAGAGGAAAGCATCTGGGACAGCTGAGTGACAAGTTTGTTGAACGCCTGAAACATGGGGATGTTTTCGTTCTTGGGGCAAGAACCTATATGTTTATCAGGTCAAGCGGAAACCGTGTCAATGTAAAGGATGCAGTGGGTATGCGCCCTACGGTCCCATCCTGGAGCGGCGAGATGCTTCCACGCAACTATGACCTCGGTGTGCTTATTGGAAAATTCAGGGAAGAACTGTACAGGAGGATACGTGATGGCGAGGAAACCGTTAGGTGGCTCATGGACAACTACAAAGTGGATGAGTACGGCGCTAACAGTCTCATATCTTACGTCAAGACGCAAGCAACTTTCTATCTTCCAACAGACAGTAAACTTCTTGTTGAGGGTTATGTGGATTCCAAGAACCTTTACAGCATAATTTATCATATTCCCCTTGGAAGAAGGATCAACGACGCACTCTCCAGGGCGTATGCCCAGGCCCTCTCTAACGCCTATTCGGTAACGACGAGGATCACCATAACAGATGACGGGTTCATGTTGACCATACCACAGAAGATTCCACTCAGGGAACAATTGTCCCTGATCAATTCAAATAACCTTGAGGAAATGGTATCAAGATCAATAATAAACACGGAAGTATTCAAACAGCGGTTCAGGCACTGTGCTGCCAGATCCCTTATGGTACTGAGGAAATACAAGGGGTACGATATATCGATCGTCAGGCAGCAGCTTCGTAGTGACAAGGTGTTGAGGAGCCTGGAGAATATAAAGAATTTCCCGGTGATAACGGAAACGTACCACGAGATTATGAATGACATGATGGATGTTCCCAGGGCACTGTTTTATGTCAAAAACGTGATAGATAAGGGGAAATATGGCATACTGGAATACAGGGAGGAAACCAGTCCATTCTCATATGGCATAATTCTAACCGGGGTTTCCGACATCGTGCTCATGGAAGACAGGTCCAAGCTCCTTAAGGAACTGCAGAGCAAGATTATCGACAGGGTATTCGGTGAGCAGAACGTACACTTTCTGTTCAATGATTCAAAAGTCGTTGAGAATTATTTCAGGAGCAAGGTTCCCAGAATAGCAGACCTGGATACATATCTGGCGTTTGCAGACCACTTTCTCTATATTGACCCTTTCAGGGACAGGGACAATTCTCCTTTTCCATACAGCGATACTGATCCAAACCCTATCACCGGTAGGCTGATCGAGGATGGTGGCATTGTCTCAACTTACGTCCGCGGTCCGCAATGGGCATCTGAATCAAACTATTCTGTACTCAGGAAACTATTCGCAAAGAGGGTTGATGTGACGCCAGAGAGAAGGAGATTGCTTGACCTGTGCAAGGGGCTGACTTTCAATGAACTGAAAAACAGCTCGGGTTTAAGGGAAAATGAGCTGAAGGATGAACTCATAAGGCTGGAATCCGCTTTCCTTCTCAGGAGAAAGATGAAGTCAGGTACCACAACATACAACATCAGTGAGTTTGAACAGGAGCAGTGGAACGAAGGTGATGTTGAATACTGCGTCAGGAAGGTTCTGGGGTCTTATGGACCCCTGACAATTGACGAGATCCTGATCAGGCTGCCGTTCGAGTCAATAAATCTGGAGGCCACAATGGGAAAAATGGTAGAGGATGGCGAGGTTGTGCTGGATTACATTTCTCCTGTTTTTTCCAAGCAATATATCCTGAAAGAAGACTTGAATGCAATGTTGGGGGAGAGCAGAAGGGACTTACAGGTTGAACGGATGAAAAACTTCTCCTCTCAGGTTAGCAGTACTAGTGAATATTTCAAGAGATACGGATACGCCATTGACAAATGGGGAATATCCGTGAGATACAGGGGATTCCGCGATTCAGAATTGACTGACCTGATCGCATCGGGAGAAGTTGTAACGGGAAGATTTGTAAAGCACAGGACAACTTATATGTCGCTGGAGCTGGCAAAAACTCTTAACTACCTCAGGTATGAAAAAATGTCCAGCGAGGAGGCGGAGATTCTACTGTATATATCTCAGGGTTACGACACGGAGAAGTCCTTGCTGAAAAGATCTTCCCTGGACCTGAAGATAATTCGGCAGATATTAAGGATCCTGGAATACAGGCTGGCAGTGCGAAGGGATGAAAACGGATTCTTCCGAGTGTTATTTGGAGACAGCAGATCAGAGGGCAACATAAAATACCTGACCGATCTGTTCGGCCCGGTAACCATGAATGAACTCTCGCGCACTTTCTGGTTCCATCCGGAGCAAGAGATCAAGGCATCAGGGATCAAGCCGATATACTTTAAAAGGGAGTTGTATTATGGAAATCAGGTTGCCTCTCCCGTAGAATCCGGAAGCATACTTGTTTCAATATACGATCCAATTAACATGTACATGGGGCGTCTTTATACAAGGGATATAGCATTTAATTCACGCCTGATAACCGGTGGTACCGAGGTTGCTGATCTGCAATATGACCTCCAGGACAACGTTCTGTGGATCGAAGATGTGCAGGAGATCCCAGGTACGGGAAGGGAAAGTATCCTTTCGGGTCTGGAGGAGGTTAAGCAACGTGCAGGGCTGGACTCAGTTGTTATAATGGACGATAAGTCGATTTTCGATGAATTTTCCGGAACCCATGGATTCAGGAAAGTGGATAACATAATCATCAATTCAGACGCTGAGGTTCAGGAGATCAGCGAGGACACGCTGCTTAAGGCTGCCATCAGCCAGTTTTCCCGATCCCGGCCATCAGAGCCCATCCTATTTAACTTTCTAAAGGAGAGGTTGCTTGGCATAAGGAGCGAGATTGAGGCAAATTCGCTTGGCGTAACGAATACACAGCTCAGGAATTATTTCCAGTCGAGGCTTCTATTCCTGTTCAACGGCCCTTTTGGCGTTCAGGCTTATGCAGCAATGGAAGTTATATCCATTTTCAGGGCAATAAAAAGTTCAAAACTGAATGACGATGAGGAAAGGATAATCAGTGTAGTGCTGGATAATAACGGTGCCACCGAGGAAGAGATACTGCAGAATGTAAGGAAGAATATCTCGGGGCTCAGGTCGGTTATAAAGGATCTGTACGCAAGGAATATCCTGGCAAGGGACTACAACCGCAAATATGTCTTTGTTCCAGAGAAAGTGGGGAAGGAAGAAGCAATCAGTGCCCTGATCAGATTTCTTCTAAACGAGATGATGTTCTTCGATAAGGAGAGGTTCCGCAGTATCACAGGCGCAGAACCGGATGAGGAATATAATCGGATTGTAGACAAACTGCTTTCAGGTGGGAAGGTCAGGAAGGTTATAGTGACAGATGAGAGAAAGGTCAGTTACGTCTCCACCAGATTCAGGCCTGAGAAGAAGATTACGGTGTCTGGAACGGTTATCCTGGGCCCAAAAGACATAATTCCACTGTATTTTTCACAATTCATTAAGAGGAAATTAGGTATCAGGAACTATTTCTACCTGTATAACGGTGACCTTGTGACGGCGTTCACTGGAAAGAAGAAGGGAAAAATTATTGAAGTCACCAAGATAATCGGAGACAGGAAGCACCGTGAGCTCATAAAGAAAGAGATGAATAGAATGGGTTACGCATTGACTTTCAGGTAG
- a CDS encoding Helix-turn-helix domain protein yields the protein MPDPDNVREKILSFIAKNPGVHFREIQRQTGTAVGQLEYHLYSLEKGGLIRGRKDGKFVRFFSLSAGSLENNLFFYIRSNRGREIMFQLLRGDIREDKIYPKNERKRQETLVILDELQAAGIAIRTVVSGKNAYSLRNRDSVIEILLKFRESFVDYAANNLINLFR from the coding sequence TTGCCTGATCCGGACAACGTCAGGGAAAAAATTCTCAGTTTCATAGCAAAAAACCCGGGAGTACACTTCAGGGAAATACAGCGCCAGACAGGAACTGCTGTAGGCCAACTGGAATACCATCTCTATTCGCTTGAGAAAGGTGGCTTGATCAGGGGGAGAAAGGATGGCAAATTTGTAAGGTTCTTTTCGCTCTCAGCCGGTTCGCTTGAGAACAATCTTTTCTTCTACATCAGGAGCAACAGGGGAAGGGAGATTATGTTCCAGCTTCTCCGTGGTGATATCCGGGAGGACAAAATTTACCCGAAAAACGAACGAAAGAGGCAGGAAACCCTCGTAATACTGGATGAGCTTCAGGCTGCAGGGATAGCAATCAGGACAGTAGTATCTGGAAAAAATGCTTATTCACTTCGGAACAGGGATAGTGTTATAGAAATACTCCTCAAATTCCGGGAAAGCTTCGTGGACTACGCCGCAAATAACCTGATAAACCTGTTCAGGTGA
- a CDS encoding Acryloyl-coenzyme A reductase → MKTAYLDELRHPLRIAESEIDDPVGDEIILKQSVTGVCFRDILTMDGFFPRVKLPIIPGHEIAGEIVKIGPDVKKFRIGERVASLIYIPCGKCEFCLTGRENLCPNKKTFGELLDGSYRKFVKVSERSVVHVPNGVGDHEAAISACVTGMIYHAIKVEAGIKEGETILITGSGGGVGIHAIQIAKALGATVIAETSSKWKAEQIISAGADHVVYSGDDLGRKTKELSGGGVDVVLESVGKPTFDGALRSLKTGGRMVVIGNVIPDPVNLPLGLIILKGNRIMGSISSTRDDMKKALDLSASGKVKAVSNMEIQLEAINTAYEDIRNRKNVGRVMIKLDG, encoded by the coding sequence ATGAAAACGGCATATCTTGATGAACTTAGGCATCCGCTCAGGATCGCTGAAAGTGAAATTGACGATCCAGTCGGAGACGAAATTATCCTCAAACAGTCGGTAACCGGCGTATGCTTCCGTGACATCCTGACCATGGATGGATTTTTTCCTAGGGTGAAGTTGCCGATAATTCCCGGGCATGAGATTGCCGGTGAGATCGTCAAGATCGGGCCGGACGTGAAGAAATTCCGGATTGGGGAGAGAGTAGCCAGCCTGATTTACATACCGTGCGGAAAATGCGAATTCTGCTTAACGGGCAGGGAAAACCTCTGCCCAAACAAAAAAACATTCGGTGAGCTTCTTGATGGCTCATACCGGAAATTTGTCAAGGTTTCAGAGCGGTCGGTTGTTCATGTGCCCAATGGTGTTGGAGATCATGAAGCGGCAATTTCGGCCTGTGTAACCGGGATGATTTATCATGCAATCAAGGTGGAAGCAGGCATCAAAGAAGGAGAGACCATACTAATCACTGGATCTGGTGGTGGCGTTGGAATTCATGCCATACAGATTGCAAAAGCTCTCGGCGCAACAGTCATTGCGGAGACCTCATCCAAGTGGAAGGCAGAGCAGATTATCTCAGCGGGAGCTGACCATGTTGTATATTCAGGGGATGATCTCGGCAGGAAGACAAAGGAACTTTCCGGTGGAGGCGTGGACGTAGTTCTTGAAAGCGTCGGGAAGCCGACTTTTGACGGTGCACTCAGAAGCCTGAAAACCGGCGGGAGGATGGTGGTGATCGGTAACGTGATTCCAGATCCTGTCAATTTGCCGCTTGGATTGATTATACTTAAGGGAAACAGGATAATGGGAAGCATAAGTTCCACCAGGGACGATATGAAGAAAGCCCTGGATCTATCAGCCAGTGGAAAAGTGAAAGCAGTATCAAATATGGAAATACAGCTGGAAGCAATCAACACTGCATATGAAGATATCAGGAACAGGAAAAACGTGGGAAGGGTAATGATAAAACTTGATGGATAA